In Penaeus chinensis breed Huanghai No. 1 chromosome 26, ASM1920278v2, whole genome shotgun sequence, a single genomic region encodes these proteins:
- the LOC125039075 gene encoding uncharacterized protein LOC125039075 isoform X2: MSNWWFTAYDIASDYTKTTVIDGTISIFYSLLWGALGVYANKLAYRLFSHKKFLDMLRLHSKTILKMNAAAVLFTVMMLFAFFNDVNAYANFKDETCQRVAVDVIVCKVRYIMRVVYSGFAVAWNYLVAFVLISVCRTHVIGIRKFMQSLEQDSRVYEARYMGVTQHGTPDRPVLEEYTWVDEDYLEELRDPGTSDVDSNSSALIPQQANRRPSVPDAGGSPDSTGLPVTRIPASPSSSGQSVASERSSNLHKDVQGQEKTTSTLTHRARSNSQIDEASSVCSTSTSTEVRTKPTPLMSNSEILFRYWKIQSRLRLSSVALQRWMMSMLSMVVVWLAMNLVLWLNYDPKLIDLANFFLPLALLPLLASAYAEVNQEGLRLLKFICPVEERLQMLYVLQNNPLQMTVYGFTLSYSTITTAAFGILLAFASKVLIQEISGPNTPSIAP, encoded by the exons ATGTCAAACTGGTGGTTCACTGCGTATGACATCGCCAGCGACTACACCAAAACTACCGTCATAGATGGGACCATTAGCATATTCTACTCCCTGCTCTGGGGTGCGCTAGGGGTATATGCTAATAAGTTGGCATATAG GTTATTCAGCCACAAGAAGTTCCTGGACATGTTGAGGCTCCACTCGAAGACCATCCTGAAGATGAATGCAGCCGCGGTGCTCTTCACGGTGATGATGCTGTTCGCTTTTTTCAACGACGTCAATGCCTATGCCAACTTCAAGGATGAGACGTGTCAGAGAG TGGCCGTTGATGTGATAGTGTGCAAAGTGAGATACATAATGCGGGTTGTGTACTCGGGATTTGCCGTCGCCTGGAATTATCTGGTAGCCTTTGTCCTCATCTCCGTCTGCCGCACTCATGTCATTG GAATTCGCAAGTTTATGCAGTCCCTGGAGCAAGATTCGCGGGTTTACGAAGCAAGGTACATGGGTGTCACACAGCATGGGACGCCAGACAGACCTGTGCTTGAAG AGTACACATGGGTCGACGAGGACTACCTGGAGGAGTTGCGAGACCCTGGGACAAGCGACGTCGACTCCAACTCTTCGGCTCTCATCCCACAGCAG GCTAATAGACGCCCCAGTGTGCCAGATGCAGGTGGATCGCCAGACAGCACAGGACTCCCCGTAACCCGGATTCCAGCCTCACCGTCCTCCTCGGGGCAAAGCGTTGCGTCAGAGAGATCTTCGAATCTTCATAAAGATGTTCAGGGGCAG GAGAAGACCACCAGTACTTTAACACACAGAGCTCGATCCAACAGCCAGATAGACGAG GCCAGCTCGGTGTGTAGTACGTCCACATCTACTGAGGTCCGCACGAAGCCCACGCCTCTCATGAGCAACTCGGAGATCCTTTTCCGATACTGGAAGATACAG TCCCGGCTGCGGTTGTCATCAGTCGCACTCCAGAGGTGGATGATGTCGATGCTCTCCATGGTGGTGGTGTGGCTGGCTATGAACCTGGTCCTGTGGCTGAACTATGACCCGAAGTTGATTGACCTGGCCAACTTCTTCCTCCCGCTGGCACTCCTCCCCCTGCTGGCCTCCGCTTATGCCGAGGTCAACCAGGAGGGGCTTAGGCTTCTGAAG TTCATTTGCCCAGTGGAAGAGAGGCTGCAGATGCTGTATGTCCTGCAGAACAACCCTCTCCAGATGACAGTGTACGGGTTCACCCTCTCATACTCCACAATCACCACGGCAGCCTTTGGTATCTTGCTGGCTTTTGCGTCCAAGGTCCTGATTCAGGAGATATCAGGACCCAACACACCCTCTATCGCCCCTTGA
- the LOC125039075 gene encoding uncharacterized protein LOC125039075 isoform X1, with protein MSNWWFTAYDIASDYTKTTVIDGTISIFYSLLWGALGVYANKLAYRLFSHKKFLDMLRLHSKTILKMNAAAVLFTVMMLFAFFNDVNAYANFKDETCQRVAVDVIVCKVRYIMRVVYSGFAVAWNYLVAFVLISVCRTHVIGIRKFMQSLEQDSRVYEARYMGVTQHGTPDRPVLEENGHHSEGNELLSEYTWVDEDYLEELRDPGTSDVDSNSSALIPQQANRRPSVPDAGGSPDSTGLPVTRIPASPSSSGQSVASERSSNLHKDVQGQEKTTSTLTHRARSNSQIDEASSVCSTSTSTEVRTKPTPLMSNSEILFRYWKIQSRLRLSSVALQRWMMSMLSMVVVWLAMNLVLWLNYDPKLIDLANFFLPLALLPLLASAYAEVNQEGLRLLKFICPVEERLQMLYVLQNNPLQMTVYGFTLSYSTITTAAFGILLAFASKVLIQEISGPNTPSIAP; from the exons ATGTCAAACTGGTGGTTCACTGCGTATGACATCGCCAGCGACTACACCAAAACTACCGTCATAGATGGGACCATTAGCATATTCTACTCCCTGCTCTGGGGTGCGCTAGGGGTATATGCTAATAAGTTGGCATATAG GTTATTCAGCCACAAGAAGTTCCTGGACATGTTGAGGCTCCACTCGAAGACCATCCTGAAGATGAATGCAGCCGCGGTGCTCTTCACGGTGATGATGCTGTTCGCTTTTTTCAACGACGTCAATGCCTATGCCAACTTCAAGGATGAGACGTGTCAGAGAG TGGCCGTTGATGTGATAGTGTGCAAAGTGAGATACATAATGCGGGTTGTGTACTCGGGATTTGCCGTCGCCTGGAATTATCTGGTAGCCTTTGTCCTCATCTCCGTCTGCCGCACTCATGTCATTG GAATTCGCAAGTTTATGCAGTCCCTGGAGCAAGATTCGCGGGTTTACGAAGCAAGGTACATGGGTGTCACACAGCATGGGACGCCAGACAGACCTGTGCTTGAAG AGAATGGTCATCACTCTGAAGGAAATGAACTTTTATCTG AGTACACATGGGTCGACGAGGACTACCTGGAGGAGTTGCGAGACCCTGGGACAAGCGACGTCGACTCCAACTCTTCGGCTCTCATCCCACAGCAG GCTAATAGACGCCCCAGTGTGCCAGATGCAGGTGGATCGCCAGACAGCACAGGACTCCCCGTAACCCGGATTCCAGCCTCACCGTCCTCCTCGGGGCAAAGCGTTGCGTCAGAGAGATCTTCGAATCTTCATAAAGATGTTCAGGGGCAG GAGAAGACCACCAGTACTTTAACACACAGAGCTCGATCCAACAGCCAGATAGACGAG GCCAGCTCGGTGTGTAGTACGTCCACATCTACTGAGGTCCGCACGAAGCCCACGCCTCTCATGAGCAACTCGGAGATCCTTTTCCGATACTGGAAGATACAG TCCCGGCTGCGGTTGTCATCAGTCGCACTCCAGAGGTGGATGATGTCGATGCTCTCCATGGTGGTGGTGTGGCTGGCTATGAACCTGGTCCTGTGGCTGAACTATGACCCGAAGTTGATTGACCTGGCCAACTTCTTCCTCCCGCTGGCACTCCTCCCCCTGCTGGCCTCCGCTTATGCCGAGGTCAACCAGGAGGGGCTTAGGCTTCTGAAG TTCATTTGCCCAGTGGAAGAGAGGCTGCAGATGCTGTATGTCCTGCAGAACAACCCTCTCCAGATGACAGTGTACGGGTTCACCCTCTCATACTCCACAATCACCACGGCAGCCTTTGGTATCTTGCTGGCTTTTGCGTCCAAGGTCCTGATTCAGGAGATATCAGGACCCAACACACCCTCTATCGCCCCTTGA
- the LOC125039075 gene encoding uncharacterized protein LOC125039075 isoform X3: MSNWWFTAYDIASDYTKTTVIDGTISIFYSLLWGALGVYANKLAYRLFSHKKFLDMLRLHSKTILKMNAAAVLFTVMMLFAFFNDVNAYANFKDETCQRVAVDVIVCKVRYIMRVVYSGFAVAWNYLVAFVLISVCRTHVIGIRKFMQSLEQDSRVYEARYMGVTQHGTPDRPVLEENGHHSEGNELLSEYTWVDEDYLEELRDPGTSDVDSNSSALIPQQANRRPSVPDAGGSPDSTGLPVTRIPASPSSSGQSVASERSSNLHKDVQGQASSVCSTSTSTEVRTKPTPLMSNSEILFRYWKIQSRLRLSSVALQRWMMSMLSMVVVWLAMNLVLWLNYDPKLIDLANFFLPLALLPLLASAYAEVNQEGLRLLKFICPVEERLQMLYVLQNNPLQMTVYGFTLSYSTITTAAFGILLAFASKVLIQEISGPNTPSIAP, from the exons ATGTCAAACTGGTGGTTCACTGCGTATGACATCGCCAGCGACTACACCAAAACTACCGTCATAGATGGGACCATTAGCATATTCTACTCCCTGCTCTGGGGTGCGCTAGGGGTATATGCTAATAAGTTGGCATATAG GTTATTCAGCCACAAGAAGTTCCTGGACATGTTGAGGCTCCACTCGAAGACCATCCTGAAGATGAATGCAGCCGCGGTGCTCTTCACGGTGATGATGCTGTTCGCTTTTTTCAACGACGTCAATGCCTATGCCAACTTCAAGGATGAGACGTGTCAGAGAG TGGCCGTTGATGTGATAGTGTGCAAAGTGAGATACATAATGCGGGTTGTGTACTCGGGATTTGCCGTCGCCTGGAATTATCTGGTAGCCTTTGTCCTCATCTCCGTCTGCCGCACTCATGTCATTG GAATTCGCAAGTTTATGCAGTCCCTGGAGCAAGATTCGCGGGTTTACGAAGCAAGGTACATGGGTGTCACACAGCATGGGACGCCAGACAGACCTGTGCTTGAAG AGAATGGTCATCACTCTGAAGGAAATGAACTTTTATCTG AGTACACATGGGTCGACGAGGACTACCTGGAGGAGTTGCGAGACCCTGGGACAAGCGACGTCGACTCCAACTCTTCGGCTCTCATCCCACAGCAG GCTAATAGACGCCCCAGTGTGCCAGATGCAGGTGGATCGCCAGACAGCACAGGACTCCCCGTAACCCGGATTCCAGCCTCACCGTCCTCCTCGGGGCAAAGCGTTGCGTCAGAGAGATCTTCGAATCTTCATAAAGATGTTCAGGGGCAG GCCAGCTCGGTGTGTAGTACGTCCACATCTACTGAGGTCCGCACGAAGCCCACGCCTCTCATGAGCAACTCGGAGATCCTTTTCCGATACTGGAAGATACAG TCCCGGCTGCGGTTGTCATCAGTCGCACTCCAGAGGTGGATGATGTCGATGCTCTCCATGGTGGTGGTGTGGCTGGCTATGAACCTGGTCCTGTGGCTGAACTATGACCCGAAGTTGATTGACCTGGCCAACTTCTTCCTCCCGCTGGCACTCCTCCCCCTGCTGGCCTCCGCTTATGCCGAGGTCAACCAGGAGGGGCTTAGGCTTCTGAAG TTCATTTGCCCAGTGGAAGAGAGGCTGCAGATGCTGTATGTCCTGCAGAACAACCCTCTCCAGATGACAGTGTACGGGTTCACCCTCTCATACTCCACAATCACCACGGCAGCCTTTGGTATCTTGCTGGCTTTTGCGTCCAAGGTCCTGATTCAGGAGATATCAGGACCCAACACACCCTCTATCGCCCCTTGA